A stretch of the Leptospira harrisiae genome encodes the following:
- a CDS encoding LIC10067 family putative lipoprotein produces MRRILYTIGFSLVLGNSFSCKTSSNDDPLAALLTSPPVVSSVTPQIGTPAQNNLNAAYAATEVVIKGENFGIDPVIRFNDVIATTTLNTGTELYTRVPDGAFSGFITVSKSGGSCLPNSKTGVNCAGMEYFIDCYTVTNKQYGPEIELKQGHSLSVEYDGQETKAFHTDTLLSSRNLTIGCESTVTVRVFDRSCRATDYVLQNDPVISFPAGVATQFYLTAQSATCSLVL; encoded by the coding sequence ATGAGAAGGATTTTATACACGATCGGATTCTCGCTAGTACTTGGAAACAGTTTTTCATGCAAAACTTCTTCCAACGACGATCCTCTTGCAGCTCTTTTAACGTCGCCACCGGTTGTTTCTTCTGTAACACCACAAATTGGAACTCCTGCCCAAAACAATTTAAATGCCGCCTATGCTGCCACAGAAGTGGTGATTAAAGGAGAAAACTTTGGCATCGATCCAGTCATCAGATTTAACGACGTAATTGCGACAACGACGCTGAATACGGGAACTGAACTATATACGCGAGTTCCTGACGGGGCATTTTCTGGTTTTATCACTGTTTCAAAGTCAGGTGGATCTTGTTTACCAAATTCAAAAACTGGTGTTAATTGTGCCGGAATGGAATATTTTATCGACTGTTATACGGTTACAAACAAACAATACGGTCCGGAAATTGAACTAAAACAAGGCCATAGTCTTTCTGTTGAATATGATGGGCAGGAAACTAAAGCATTCCATACTGATACCTTGTTATCATCCAGAAATCTAACAATTGGATGTGAAAGTACAGTTACAGTTAGAGTGTTTGATAGGTCATGCAGAGCGACAGATTATGTTTTACAAAACGATCCTGTCATTTCATTTCCCGCAGGTGTTGCAACACAGTTTTACCTTACAGCTCAATCTGCAACATGCAGTTTAGTTCTTTAG
- a CDS encoding DUF2147 domain-containing protein — protein MNQKLVLSVWTAILFAGSSLLAQEADVAVGRYLPPEKDSVIEIFKCGDKYCGKTVCIKDNAYPEKEKDKGVPGTPYLDHNNEDPKLRNRPNLGMVFITGFDYVGEGVYKNGKIYNPRDGKTYCGKFTSLEGGNRLDLKGTLCSITFIGKTNNWVKLGGVNLDDPKWDCTFKAKK, from the coding sequence ATGAATCAAAAACTTGTTTTAAGTGTATGGACGGCAATTCTTTTCGCCGGAAGTTCTCTACTTGCCCAAGAGGCAGACGTTGCTGTAGGCCGATATTTACCCCCTGAAAAAGACTCAGTCATTGAAATTTTCAAATGTGGTGATAAATACTGTGGTAAAACGGTTTGTATCAAAGACAACGCTTACCCTGAAAAAGAAAAAGATAAAGGTGTTCCAGGCACTCCTTACCTCGATCACAACAATGAAGATCCAAAACTACGAAATCGCCCAAACTTAGGTATGGTTTTTATTACTGGATTTGACTATGTTGGAGAAGGAGTTTATAAAAACGGAAAGATTTACAACCCACGTGATGGTAAAACCTACTGTGGAAAATTTACTTCTTTGGAAGGCGGAAATCGCTTAGATCTAAAGGGTACCCTTTGTTCCATTACCTTTATCGGAAAAACAAACAACTGGGTAAAACTCGGTGGTGTGAATCTTGATGACCCAAAATGGGACTGCACATTCAAAGCTAAAAAATAA
- the dcd gene encoding dCTP deaminase: MILTGKEILKRLGNDIKIEPYDANLLNPNSYNLRLHEDLLIYSEFPLDMKKPNPVQTLKIPEDGLLLEPGKLYLGRTIEFTETHNLVPMLEGRSSIGRLGMFVHITAGFGDVGFKGFWTLEIQVTHPLRVYAGVQICQIFYHTVEGEISEYKSGKYQANQGIQPSLLYKDFEKK; this comes from the coding sequence GTGATTTTAACCGGAAAAGAAATTTTAAAAAGACTGGGTAACGATATTAAAATCGAACCCTACGATGCGAACCTATTGAATCCAAATTCATATAATTTAAGATTACATGAAGACCTGTTGATATATTCAGAATTCCCTTTGGATATGAAAAAACCCAATCCAGTACAGACTTTAAAGATACCAGAAGACGGATTGTTATTGGAACCAGGAAAATTATACTTAGGTAGAACCATTGAATTTACTGAAACACATAACTTAGTACCTATGTTAGAAGGTCGTTCTTCTATTGGGCGACTTGGAATGTTTGTTCATATCACTGCTGGATTTGGGGATGTTGGTTTTAAAGGATTTTGGACTTTAGAAATTCAAGTAACGCATCCACTGCGCGTGTATGCAGGTGTTCAAATATGTCAGATTTTTTATCATACTGTGGAAGGGGAAATCAGCGAGTACAAATCAGGAAAGTACCAAGCCAACCAAGGCATCCAACCTTCTTTGTTGTATAAAGACTTTGAAAAGAAATAG
- a CDS encoding enoyl-CoA hydratase-related protein: MNTVTLQTHHTYVALIELSRPEAKNAISLQLLAELREKIQEVKQGKARSLVIIGNGDSFCSGADLKERKSMSDSQVKQFLTDINLCFYELSNLSIPTIAAINGFAFGGGLELALSCDIRYANESAQMGLTETKLGIIPGAGGTQRLSRIVGESTAMEWIFSGKKLTGKEAMSKGLVSQVFEPDHLRESSLALAREISESAPIAVSAAKKALRGGFGLPMKSALEWERLCYFETIGTKDRLEALQAFAEKRKPNFKGE, from the coding sequence ATGAACACTGTCACGCTCCAAACCCACCATACTTATGTAGCATTGATAGAATTAAGCCGACCAGAGGCAAAAAATGCCATTTCCCTGCAGCTCCTTGCGGAACTAAGAGAAAAGATCCAAGAGGTAAAACAAGGTAAGGCACGTTCTCTTGTCATCATTGGTAACGGAGATTCGTTTTGTTCCGGGGCAGATTTGAAAGAACGGAAATCCATGTCGGACTCGCAGGTAAAACAATTCCTAACAGATATCAATCTTTGTTTTTATGAACTATCAAATCTATCCATTCCAACAATCGCTGCAATCAATGGATTTGCTTTTGGAGGTGGATTGGAATTAGCTTTGTCATGTGATATTCGTTATGCGAATGAGTCAGCACAAATGGGGCTAACAGAAACAAAACTTGGTATCATTCCCGGAGCAGGGGGAACACAAAGGCTTTCTAGAATTGTAGGAGAATCCACCGCTATGGAGTGGATTTTTTCAGGCAAAAAGCTAACAGGAAAGGAAGCAATGTCCAAAGGTTTGGTTTCTCAAGTTTTTGAACCTGACCATTTACGGGAATCTTCTCTTGCCTTGGCACGGGAGATATCGGAATCTGCACCTATTGCTGTTTCTGCTGCCAAAAAAGCATTACGTGGTGGATTTGGATTGCCCATGAAATCTGCACTAGAGTGGGAAAGGTTGTGTTATTTTGAAACGATTGGAACAAAAGATCGATTAGAAGCCTTGCAGGCGTTTGCTGAAAAAAGAAAACCTAATTTTAAGGGAGAATAA
- a CDS encoding methyl-accepting chemotaxis protein — protein sequence MFHFRSNDSTKEFLIRNRKSIREHIIRNSSIEKSNDSEIVDLLELQRKLRGLITSSADEIAVSILGTSTNLKNIEHLQSQFVSGLSHFSDISANLASSAEELDAVIHSVSFQISETLKTFDATGQRNIELVDSLEKTTKEIETIAKQSLWVKVENQKNEVEIQLLYNDLQKINENIQLVKDISDRTNLLALNASIEAARAGEEGRGFSVVADGVSKLAENTKVAVKTIQESAQHIRSRFLEFQENSKTRTSVLIEIIEKIQAIESSVVFNRKESKTNLNEIQILITQFHDLEFKLREVGVASQNIANDSTSISNQVHVLSDHSVRTKTDFEAIFAKIENTVKLITNQNSVWLLEFIFQRRLDHIHWVQAVDQAIATGNVNLFPQLNHMLCKMGLWYYQSSVLDAKQKAIHDQLEIPHRELHSCAIHIKEAIVQNDMVKVKQERSRLQEQFIELSKIFDSYIQYLEIKTMEDQGLTSIN from the coding sequence ATGTTTCATTTTAGATCAAACGACTCTACAAAAGAGTTTTTAATACGGAATCGTAAATCGATCCGTGAACATATCATTCGTAATAGTTCCATTGAGAAATCGAATGATTCTGAGATTGTAGATCTTTTAGAATTACAACGAAAATTAAGAGGTTTGATTACATCCTCTGCTGATGAAATTGCTGTTTCTATTCTCGGAACCTCAACCAACCTTAAAAACATTGAACATTTACAATCCCAATTTGTATCGGGGCTTTCGCATTTTAGTGATATTTCAGCCAATCTAGCCAGTAGTGCGGAAGAATTAGATGCAGTGATTCATTCTGTTTCATTTCAAATTTCAGAAACACTAAAAACCTTTGATGCAACGGGACAAAGAAATATTGAATTAGTTGATAGTTTAGAAAAAACAACAAAAGAGATTGAAACGATCGCTAAACAATCGTTATGGGTGAAAGTTGAAAACCAAAAAAATGAAGTCGAAATTCAACTTTTGTATAACGATCTTCAAAAAATTAACGAAAATATTCAATTGGTAAAAGATATTTCGGATCGCACAAATCTACTGGCACTCAATGCGTCCATTGAAGCTGCCCGTGCAGGAGAAGAAGGGCGAGGTTTTTCCGTGGTAGCGGATGGGGTTTCCAAGTTAGCCGAAAACACCAAAGTAGCAGTCAAAACAATTCAAGAATCTGCTCAACATATTAGATCTCGGTTTTTGGAATTCCAAGAAAATTCAAAAACTAGAACTTCTGTTCTCATTGAAATCATAGAAAAAATCCAAGCCATTGAATCTTCTGTTGTCTTTAATAGAAAAGAATCAAAAACAAATTTAAACGAAATTCAAATTTTGATTACTCAATTTCATGATTTGGAATTTAAACTTCGTGAAGTCGGGGTTGCTTCTCAAAATATTGCTAATGATTCTACAAGTATATCCAACCAAGTTCATGTACTTTCTGATCATAGTGTTCGAACAAAAACTGATTTTGAAGCGATATTTGCCAAAATTGAAAATACTGTAAAATTGATTACAAATCAAAATTCGGTTTGGCTATTGGAATTTATATTCCAAAGGAGATTAGATCATATCCATTGGGTACAGGCAGTTGACCAAGCAATTGCAACTGGAAATGTAAATCTATTTCCTCAGCTAAACCATATGCTTTGTAAAATGGGATTGTGGTATTATCAAAGTTCAGTATTGGATGCAAAACAAAAAGCCATCCATGATCAGTTGGAAATACCCCATCGTGAATTGCATTCTTGTGCCATCCATATCAAAGAAGCGATCGTTCAAAATGATATGGTGAAAGTTAAACAAGAAAGATCTAGGTTACAAGAACAATTTATAGAACTCAGTAAAATATTCGATTCCTATATTCAGTATTTAGAAATCAAAACGATGGAAGATCAGGGACTAACCTCAATTAATTGA